A window from Candidatus Paceibacterota bacterium encodes these proteins:
- a CDS encoding bifunctional 5,10-methylenetetrahydrofolate dehydrogenase/5,10-methenyltetrahydrofolate cyclohydrolase, giving the protein MKRKAFKIKLNKKPAQVLGGLPVRERVINILQRKSKAFLMQSGRKPCLAIVQLGDREESNRYIRQKKMFGETIGVSTEHIKFSEIKSQKNLQKRLLTKIKSLNEDLKVDGIIVQFPLPEGIEEDDVVKIIDPRKDVDGIGAMSPHTPATARGVLAMLDFYGVKLEGKKVVVVGRSKLVGLPIALACLKRNATVTICHGQTKKLSEETRRADVLVVAVGHPKLIGPALVSPHQTVIDVGITAVPDKVSSSGFRLVGDVDADKVAHIVKALSPVPRGVGPMTVASLFLNLLDACEISSCEKQPLSKK; this is encoded by the coding sequence ATGAAAAGAAAAGCCTTTAAAATAAAGTTAAATAAAAAGCCGGCCCAAGTGCTCGGAGGGCTGCCAGTGAGAGAAAGGGTTATAAATATTTTACAGAGAAAGTCTAAGGCTTTTTTAATGCAATCTGGTCGCAAGCCTTGTCTAGCTATCGTGCAATTGGGTGACAGGGAAGAATCCAATCGCTATATCAGACAGAAAAAAATGTTTGGCGAAACAATAGGAGTTAGCACAGAACACATAAAGTTTTCGGAAATAAAATCTCAAAAAAATCTGCAGAAAAGATTGTTGACTAAAATAAAAAGTTTAAACGAGGATTTAAAGGTAGATGGGATTATTGTGCAGTTTCCGTTACCTGAAGGAATTGAGGAAGATGACGTAGTGAAAATCATAGATCCAAGAAAAGATGTCGACGGGATTGGAGCTATGTCGCCCCACACGCCAGCTACAGCTCGCGGGGTACTGGCCATGCTGGATTTTTATGGAGTAAAGCTTGAGGGGAAAAAAGTAGTCGTAGTGGGCAGGTCAAAGCTGGTGGGCCTACCCATCGCATTGGCCTGTCTGAAAAGGAATGCGACAGTGACTATTTGTCATGGTCAGACTAAAAAACTCAGCGAGGAAACGCGCCGGGCCGATGTGCTGGTGGTGGCTGTCGGCCACCCCAAGCTGATCGGCCCGGCGCTCGTCTCACCCCACCAGACAGTCATAGATGTCGGTATCACCGCTGTTCCAGACAAAGTATCCTCGAGTGGTTTTCGGCTGGTTGGAGATGTGGACGCAGACAAAGTGGCCCACATAGTCAAAGCCCTTTCCCCAGTCCCTCGAGGGGTTGGTCCCATGACCGTGGCCTCACTTTTTCTCAATCTGCTGGATGCTTGCGAGATCAGCTCTTGTGAAAAACAACCCCTTTCAAAAAAATAA